In Rhodocyclaceae bacterium, the sequence GGACCCGGAGGCGCCGAGCACGGCGACCGACGCGCCCGCCTCGACTTCGAAACTGACGCTGGACAGAATGAGCAGCGATGACTCGCCGGTGGCGACCCGTTTAGTAAGATCGGATACCTTCAGAGCCGGAGCGTGCCGCTTGTTGTCGTCGATCCCGTCATCCATCCCGTCATCCGTCCTGTCGTCGATCCGATCTGCGGTACGCTGGCGCCACGTTGCCGTTGCGCTGCTGCCCGTGCTGCTGTGTTCGCTGCCGTCCGCCGCGCCCGCCGCGATCGCGGCATCGGCCGTCCCCGCGCCTGTGCTGATGGTGTTCGGCGACAGCCTGTCCGCCGAGTATGGACTGCCGCAAGGCTCGGGCTGGGTCGCCCTGCTCGAACGCCGCCTGAAGTCCGAAAACCTCGGATGGCAGGTTGTCAATGCGAGCATCAGCGGCGAAACCACGCTCGGTGGCCGAAACCGCATCGATGCCGAACTCGCTCGCCACCGCCCGCAGGCCGTGGTGATTGCGCTCGGCGGCAACGATGGCTTGCGTGGCGTATCGCTGGATACCACGCGAGCCAACCTCGAATACATGGTGGCAGCCAGCCGGAAAGCCAATGCCCGGCCATTGCTGGTCGGCGTGAGGCTGCCGCCGAACTATGGCCGTACGTTCGGCGAGAAGTTCCGGCAGGTGTTCGTCGAGGCGGCTCGCAACACGAAGACGCCGCTGGTGCCGTTCATCCTGGAACCGTTCGCCGAAAAGCGCGATTTCTTCCAGCCCGACGGCATCCACCCAACCGTCGCTGCGCAGCCGTTGATGCTGGATACGCTGTGGCCCGAGATCCGCAATGTACTGAAAGCCCGCTGATCGCGCTGGCTGTACCGGCTGTCCAGCGCGATCGCCGCGCCTCAGCGCACCAGCACCCGCCCGGGCACCGTCCCGGGCGCCGGGGCTTGCAGCCGACCGATGCGAGCGGCGAATTCGAAGCCGGCAGCGCGCATCTCCTCTACCAGGGCATCGGCGGTCGACGGATCGCACGCCACCAGCAGCCCGCCGCTGGTCTGCGGATCGGTCAGCAGGTTGCGCTGCCAGATAGGCATCGCGGCAGGCAATGTCACGTTCGCGCCATAGCTCTCCCAGTTGCGACCGGAGGCCCCTGTCGCCAAGCCCTGCTCGGCGAACGGCAGCGCCTCGGGCAGCACCGGCACCGATGGCCAGTCGATGCATGCGACCAGCGATGATCCGCGCGCCATCTCAAGGGCATGGCCGAGCAGGCCGAAGCCGGTGACATCGGTCAGCGCATGCACGCTGTCGCGTGCCGCCAGTTCGGCGCCGATCGCATTGAGCTGGGTGGTGCTGGCGATCATCCGCGCATAGCCGGCCTCATCCAGAACCTGCTTCTTCAGTGCCGCACTGAGGATCCCGACGCCCAGCCCCTTGCCCAGCACCAGGACATCGCCGTCGCGCGCCTGGTCATTACGCTTGACCTTCGACGGATGCACCAGGCCGAGCGCGACCAGCCCGTAGATCGGTTCCACCGAATCGATGCTGTGGCCACCGGCGATCGGGATGCCCGCCGCGGCGCACACCGCCTCGCCACCGGCCAGTATGCGCTGCACCGCCGCCGCGCCGATCTTCGCGACTGGCATCGCGACCAGCGCGAGCGCCATGATCGGCGTGCCGCCCATCGCGTAGACGTCGGAGATCGCATTGGTCGCGGCGATCCGTCCGAAGTCGAACGGGTCGTCGACGATCGGCATGAAGAAATCGGTCGTCGCGATCAGCGCCTGGCTGTCGTTCAGCCGATACACCGCTGCATCGTCGCTCGACTCGCGGCCGACCAGCAGGTTCGGGAAGGCGCGCGTGACCGCTGCTGTCGCAGGGGACGCCGCAAGGATTTCGCTCAGCACCGCCGGCGTGAGTTTGCAGCCTCACCCGCCGCCGTGCGACAGTTCGCTCAGGCGCACGGGGCGGGCATCGGCTTCGGACGGGGTACTCATGTGTGCGTTTCTCGACAGGCGCTCGGGTGTGGGGGGAGTGTACACTTCGCCAGCCCTGCGCATGCACCACGGCCACCTGCGTCCCGGGCCGGTTTCGTTTCGCGCATCCGACCGGCAATCCCGGTCCTGTCCTGTCGCCCCCTTGAACGATCCCGTCATCTCCACCAGCACCGCCCTCGCTGATCTGCCGCGTTTCGATGCGGTGATCGACGTCCGGTCGCCCGCGGAGTTCACGGAGGACCATGTGCCCGGTGCGATCAACTGCCCGGTGCTCGATGACCTCGAGCGTGCGCTCGTCGGCACGATGTACAAGCATCAGGGGGCATTCGAGGCGCGCCGGATCGGGGGCGCGCTGGCCGCTCGCAACATCGCGCGCCATGTCGAAGAGGCCTTCGCCGGCCATCCCCGGAAATGGGCGCCCCTCGTCTATTGCTGGCGGGGCGGCCAGCGCAGCCGGGCGTTCACGCATGTGCTGCGTGAGATCGGCTGGGCAGCGCTTCAGCTCGAGGGCGGCTACCGCAGCTATCGGCGCAGCGTCCTCGAGCAACTCGACCAGTTGCCGCACGGCCTCGCCTGGCGCGTGATCTGCGGCCGCACCGGCTGCGGCAAGAGCCGGCTGCTGCGCGAGCTTTCTGGCAGGGGCGCCCAGGTGCTGGACCTGGAAGCGATCGCGCGCCATCGCGGGTCGGTGCTGGGCGGCCTGCCGGATGAACCGCAGCCCTCCCAGAAGAGCTTCGAGTCGTCGGTGTGGGATGCGCTGCGCGGGTTCGACCCGTCGCGGCCGGTATTCGTCGAGGCTGAAAGCAAGCGCATCGGCGCACTGCACGTGCCCGATGCCCTTATCGCGCGCATGCGCGCGGCCCCCACGCTGATGATCGATGCCTCGGTGGACACACGCACCCGGCTGCTGATCGACGAGTACCGGCACCTCGTCGAGGATACTCCGCGCCTGCTGGCACGCCTGGAGTGCCTGCGCGCGCTGCATTCCGCGGAAACCCTCGCCAAGTGGCAATCGCTGGCCGAAACCCGCGACTGGACGCGCTTCGTCGCGAGCCTCCTGGAAGAGCACTACGACGCCGCCTACGATCGCTCGATGTTCCGCAATTACGGCAGCCATGTCGACGCACCGGTCGTGGAACTCGCCGGCGTGGACCCCGCTTCGGTTGATGCGGCGGTCGAGCGCATTCTCGCTCTGCCACTGGCCGCGCCGACAGGCACGGAACAGCCGTAACGCGATTCGCCTGGCGGCACTGCGCGTGCCGCGCAACCGCCTGTGGCTACCGCTCGGCGCTTTCATCTTCGATCGCCGCTGCCTCAGGCCCGGCGCTCGCACTGTTATCATCGAGGGATTCGATGGACTTCCTTCCCTTTACCCGCCCCGACATCGACGACGATACCTTCGCCGGCGTGGCGAGCATCCACTCGGCGCGAGACGCTCGCGACGGCGAAGTATCGCGAATGCTTGGGCAGCACGAAGCGGCTGAACCTGGTCGACACCAACGGCGGCGCCTGATGCGGCGCTTGTTGCGAGGATATGCAGGCGCAGGCTTGAGGCGCCGGCCGCCCCTGTATCGTCGAGGCAAGGCGCATCGTGAGCTGGCTGGCGGCAACCGATGAAGCTTGCGCTGAAAGTCGATGTCGACACCTACCGAGGCACGCGCGAGGGGGTGCCGCGCCTGGTCGAAATGCTCCGGCGCGACGGTGCCGGAGCGACCTTCCTGTTCAGCCTGGGACCGGACCACACCGGCCGCGCGGTGCGGCGCGTGTTCCGCCGCGGATTCATGCGCAAGGTGTCGCGCACGTCGGTCCTGGAACACTACGGGCTGCGCACGCTGCTCTACGGGACCCTGCTTCCCGGCCCCGACATCGGCGAGCGTTGCCGCAAACAGATGCAGGCCGTACGCGACGCCGGCTTCGAATGCGGCATCCACTGCTGGGACCACGTCCGCTGGCAGGACCGGCTGGCGCTCGCGGACGACGCATGGACGCGAGCCGAGATGCAACGGGCCTGCGATCGCTTCGAAGAGGTTTTCGGGGCACCGGCACGCGCGCATGGCGCAGCCGGCTGGCAGATGAACGTGCATGCGCTGCGCAATACCCAGCGCCTGTCCTTCGGCTACAGTTCCGACACCCGCGGGACCCATCCATTCCTGCCGACATACAACGCCGAGCTGATTGCCTGCCCTCAGATCCCGACCACGCTGCCCACGCTGGACGAAATGATCGGGCGCGACGGAATCACCGCCGACAACGTCGCGGACCGCCTGCTGGCACTGACCGACGCCGAGCGCCCCGCCACTGGCCATGTCTACACGCTACACGCCGAGCTCGAGGGACAGAAACTGGCACCGGCCTTCGAACGCCTCTTGGCAGGCTGGAAGGCGCAGGGCTATGAAGTGCTGTCGCTTCGCGACTACTGCGACGATCTCGAGCCTGAGCAGCTGCCGCACCACGAAGTGGTATTCGGCGAGGTACCGGGCCGCAGCGGCCTGCTCGCACTGCAGGGGCCGGCTTTCCTGTCGCCCGGCGCGCCTGCTCCGGACTATCGCTGGACGCGCGACCGCGCCGTGATCACGCAGCAGGGCCAGCCTGCGCTGCCGGCCGGCGCAGGCTGAACGGACGGCACGGATTGCCCCCGCCGGTACGACCGCTGTAATGTTCGTCGGGCATACTCTCGTCTTTGCCGGAACCTCCAGAAGACAACATGCCCGCGACGAAAGCCCCCGCGCTAAAGCTGCCCTCCACCGATGGTGGCACCTTCGACCTTTCCGCCACCCGCGGCGCGCCGGTCGTGGTGTTCTTCTACCCGAAGGACAACACCCCGGGCTGCACCACCGAAGCCTCCGGCTTCCGCGACCAATACGAGGGGTTCGGGCAAGCCGGCGCCACTATCGTCGGCATTTCGCGCGACAGCCTCAAGTCGCACGCATCGTTCCGCGAGAAGCTCGGCCTGCCGTTCGACCTGCTGTCCGATCCGGACGAGGTTGCCTGCACGGCATGGGGCGTGATGAAGCTGAAGAACATGTACGGCAAGCAGGTTCGCGGCATCGAACGCAGCACGTTCGTGGTCGCGGCCGACGG encodes:
- the selD gene encoding selenide, water dikinase SelD, translating into MSTPSEADARPVRLSELSHGGGUGCKLTPAVLSEILAASPATAAVTRAFPNLLVGRESSDDAAVYRLNDSQALIATTDFFMPIVDDPFDFGRIAATNAISDVYAMGGTPIMALALVAMPVAKIGAAAVQRILAGGEAVCAAAGIPIAGGHSIDSVEPIYGLVALGLVHPSKVKRNDQARDGDVLVLGKGLGVGILSAALKKQVLDEAGYARMIASTTQLNAIGAELAARDSVHALTDVTGFGLLGHALEMARGSSLVACIDWPSVPVLPEALPFAEQGLATGASGRNWESYGANVTLPAAMPIWQRNLLTDPQTSGGLLVACDPSTADALVEEMRAAGFEFAARIGRLQAPAPGTVPGRVLVR
- a CDS encoding arylesterase, with the protein product MSSDDSPVATRLVRSDTFRAGACRLLSSIPSSIPSSVLSSIRSAVRWRHVAVALLPVLLCSLPSAAPAAIAASAVPAPVLMVFGDSLSAEYGLPQGSGWVALLERRLKSENLGWQVVNASISGETTLGGRNRIDAELARHRPQAVVIALGGNDGLRGVSLDTTRANLEYMVAASRKANARPLLVGVRLPPNYGRTFGEKFRQVFVEAARNTKTPLVPFILEPFAEKRDFFQPDGIHPTVAAQPLMLDTLWPEIRNVLKAR
- the mnmH gene encoding tRNA 2-selenouridine(34) synthase MnmH, which gives rise to MHHGHLRPGPVSFRASDRQSRSCPVAPLNDPVISTSTALADLPRFDAVIDVRSPAEFTEDHVPGAINCPVLDDLERALVGTMYKHQGAFEARRIGGALAARNIARHVEEAFAGHPRKWAPLVYCWRGGQRSRAFTHVLREIGWAALQLEGGYRSYRRSVLEQLDQLPHGLAWRVICGRTGCGKSRLLRELSGRGAQVLDLEAIARHRGSVLGGLPDEPQPSQKSFESSVWDALRGFDPSRPVFVEAESKRIGALHVPDALIARMRAAPTLMIDASVDTRTRLLIDEYRHLVEDTPRLLARLECLRALHSAETLAKWQSLAETRDWTRFVASLLEEHYDAAYDRSMFRNYGSHVDAPVVELAGVDPASVDAAVERILALPLAAPTGTEQP
- a CDS encoding peroxiredoxin, with the protein product MPATKAPALKLPSTDGGTFDLSATRGAPVVVFFYPKDNTPGCTTEASGFRDQYEGFGQAGATIVGISRDSLKSHASFREKLGLPFDLLSDPDEVACTAWGVMKLKNMYGKQVRGIERSTFVVAADGTIAREWRGVKVPGHVDEVLAFVGTLK
- a CDS encoding 4-deoxy-4-formamido-L-arabinose-phosphoundecaprenol deformylase, with the protein product MKLALKVDVDTYRGTREGVPRLVEMLRRDGAGATFLFSLGPDHTGRAVRRVFRRGFMRKVSRTSVLEHYGLRTLLYGTLLPGPDIGERCRKQMQAVRDAGFECGIHCWDHVRWQDRLALADDAWTRAEMQRACDRFEEVFGAPARAHGAAGWQMNVHALRNTQRLSFGYSSDTRGTHPFLPTYNAELIACPQIPTTLPTLDEMIGRDGITADNVADRLLALTDAERPATGHVYTLHAELEGQKLAPAFERLLAGWKAQGYEVLSLRDYCDDLEPEQLPHHEVVFGEVPGRSGLLALQGPAFLSPGAPAPDYRWTRDRAVITQQGQPALPAGAG